In candidate division Zixibacteria bacterium HGW-Zixibacteria-1, the genomic window CGAATGGCATAATATTGTTGTTTGGGGGCGTCAGGCGGAGATTGCCAAGGAATATCTGGCCAAGGGAAGATCGGTTTATCTGGAGGGCCGGATTCAAACGCGGTCCTGGGAAGACAAGGACGGCAATAAACGCTACACGACCGAGATCGTGGCCCAGCGGCTGCAATTTCTCGGCGGCCGCGACCAGGGTGCCGGCGGTAGTCCCGGTCCGAGTTCCGATACGCCGCCTGAGGCGCCGCCCGAAGCCGATTTGAGTGCCGAGGACGACGATCTGCCGTTCTAAGCCGGCCTGTCCGGACACGCATATTTATTTGACATCCAGGATTGGTCCGAATATAACCACCCCCGGCATCTGCCGGGGGTGGTTTTTAGACTGCATTGCTCACGAATTCTAAAGATTCAAATTTGACATAGATATTGACAATGATTGTTTTAGACTATAAATTTCAATCGGTTGCGTCGGTTAATTGTATGAAAAACATGTTTTGTGTTCAAGTCGGATTTTAATATGGCAATCTCATTTTTTAAATAATATCTCACTGGGGGAGAAAAACATGGCAAAAGAAGATCGGATAATAGAATCAATAAAATCTGAGAATGAGGATTTCTATACTGATGATTCAATCTTCGATATTAGTTCGTGGGGCGCGGATTTATCATTTCGTGAACTAATCGAACGATATAAAACCGGGGAGCTTGTCAAACCAGAAATTCAACGAAAATATATTTGGGATAGAATCGAAGCAAGCTATTTCATTGACTCCATTTTGCTTGGCTTACCAATCCCAAGCATCTTTCTAGCGAGAACCAAAGATGAAAAGATGTTAATTGTCGATGGCTATCAACGCATAATGACCGTCTATGATTTTGTTGAAAAACGTGTATTTTCTCAAGATGGCAAGGATTTTAAGCTCTCCATGTCTAAGAAGATTCATGAACGGTGGCGGGGAAAAACATTTGCGGAATTGGATGACGCAGAACAGAGAAGAATTAAAAACACGACCATCCATTCCATAATTTTTGTTCAATTGAAGCCCAAAGAACCCAAAGTACCTGATAAACGAAACACTAGTATGTTTCAAATTTTTGAAAGAATAAATACGAGTGGAAGAACTTTATTATCACAAGAAATAAGGAATTGTATTTATCAAGGGTCGCTTAACAGTGCGCTAATCGAACTAAACGAGCATCCAGTATGGCGTAATCTTTATGGGCTTGAAAACGCAGATTCACGAATGCGAGATATCGAATTTATTTTAAGATATCTGGCAATGAGTTCTCATGATTTTCGAACTGATAGGACTAAATCTATATCGCTTAAGAAATTCCTAAATGAATTCATGAACGAATCTCAAAATCCAGATGAGATGGTAATCAGAAATATGAAAGATGACTTTTTGGCAACCATTCATTTTGTAGCGGATCTTTTTGGAGAAGAAGCCTTTCGTAATATTTCGAAGATAGATCCAGAAAGATTGGTTCACAAATTTAATCCTACAATATTCGACTCTATTATGTTAGCAAGTTCATATGCTAGGGCAAATTTGAAACATTCGGAGATGATCGACTTTAGAGAAAGGCGTCGCGCATTGTTGAAAGATGCGAGTTATCAGAACGCGATACGAATTAGAACAACGAACATCGATCAAATTAAATTGCGTATATCATTGGCAATGAATTACTTATACGGCATGTCGTATGAATAATCCTTACGCAGATGAAATTCTCATGAAATGCAGGGCCGATTTGGACCAAGCATTGATCAGTATAACTGGCGTCGGTAAGTCAAGTCTTATTGCACCTTTCATTACTAAATTCGCTATCATAAGGGCTTGCGGAGCCATTGAAATTGCTTTTAAATCAATAGTAGCGGATTTTTGCTCAAAGGATTCCAACAGTCAAGTGAGAAACTTTATCTCAAAGAAGATAAAAGAAAAATCCTATAATCCAAGTTATGCAATGATCTGCAATGTAATTAACGATTTTGATAATGATTGGAAAGATAAATTTAAGGCGAAAATAGAATCTTTGCCTGATAAAGCTGAACTTTTGATGTCATTACAATCTTTGGTCAATGCGCGAAACGAGTTTGCCCATGGTGGTAACCCGGGCTCATCAATAGAAGATATATCGAAATATTTTTCGGATAGTCGCCGTATAATTGAAGAACTTGATACTATCATATCTTGATTATAAAAGGTCAATTATTCTCCTTGACATTAATTTAGGCTGACTTATTCTTCTTCCGACTGCTTTTCCAGCTTGCGGACCCGCTTGAATAATTCCGGCAGTTTGTGAATACACGCTTCGATGCGGCCCTCTTCCATCAGGTCACGGGCCGGTGAGCCGAGGACTTTCTTGCCCGGTTCGACATTGCCTGCGACACCCGACTGCGCCCCGACCTGCACACCATCGCCAAGCTCAATATGACCCACCAATCCAACCTGGCCGGCCAGAATGACCCCTTTGCCGAGTTTGGTTGATCCGGAAATACCGACCTGGGAGACAATTATGGAATAATCGCCGATCTCGACATTATGTGCGACCTGCACCAGGTTATCAATCTTGACATGATTACCGATTTTCGTCGGGCCGAGCGCGCCGCGGTCAACCGAGACATTGGAACCGATCTCGACATCATCGCCAATCTCAACCCAGCCGATCTGCCTGACCTTCTTGATCCCGGTTTCATGCCTTGCAAAGCCGAAACCATCGGAGCCGATAACGGTGCCGCTATGTATAATAGCATCATCGCCGATAATCGTCTTATCGAGGATATTCACACCGGGATAAATTTTGCAATTATTACCGATTATAACCTGCCGGCCGATAAAAACCCTCGGCATAATAAGAGTATTGTCGCCGATCTCGGAATTAGCGCCGACATAGCATAACGCTCCGATGGAGGAATTGGCCCCGATTTTTACGGACGCTGCCGCCACCGCGGTTGGATGCATGCCCGGCTCGGCGATGGGCTCATCGGGATAAAGCTGATCAAGAATGATGGCAAAGGCAAGATAAGGGTTTTGATGCTTTATCACCGGAATACCCTCAAAATCGATGTCTAATGATAAAACGACTGCCGAAGCGGCAGTCGTTTCAAGATATTTCAGGTATTTCTTATTGGCGACAAAACTAATCTGCCCGGCCATTGCGGATTGAACCGGGGCCGCCGATTCGATAATAACCGAACCGTCGCCGATCAACCGGCCGCCGGCCAGTTCTGCCAGCTCTTCAAGTTTTATACCCACAACACATATACCAAATTTTTATTCTTCCTCGAGCAACTCGATGATTTTGTCGGTGATGTCGTAATCTTTCTTGGCATAAGCGAGTGCTTCGGAAGTGAAGATAAAGTCGAAATTGCCCTCGGTGGCAACTTGCTCGATGGCGGCGTTGATCTTATCCACCAGCGGCTGCACCAATGTTTTGTTCTTTCTTTCGGCGGTTCCACCCGGTCCAAATATTTCACGGGTGTACGCATCCAGGCTCTGGCGCTTAGCCTCGATGGCGGCTTCGCGCTCTTTTTTCTTTTCGGGAGAGAGAATCAGTTTCTGCTTATCATATTCATCGACCATATCTTCATATGCTTTTTGCATTTCTTTGGCTTCGTCATCCCAGGCTTTATACTGCGTATTGAACTCTTCCTGTGCCTTTGCCCATTCCTTATACTCGGCGAAAATTCTATTAGAGTCGATATAGCCGAATTTGCCGACCTGGGCCTGACCGGATGAAGTCAGCACGGCGAAAAGAACAATCGCCATGGCGGTAATCATTAAGCAGGCCTTACCTTTGTTCATCAGGGCTCCTTTCATTCTATTTTATTGTTATATGTTTTCTATCTGAAAGTTGTTCCGATCTGGAAATGCGGTTTCCAGCCTCGTTTCTGCTCGACGGTGCCATCACTCGGATTTATCTGTTCATCGAGCGCATATCCAAAATCAAAGCCAAGGGTCCCGATACCGGGAACCACCAGTCTGAAACCGAGACCAATACCTTTATATAAGTCATTTAAGGCTATATCCTTGCGATACAGCCAGGAATTGCCGATATCAAAAAAGCCCAGCAAATACAACTGGTTCGGTATTACGGGAATTTGCAATTCAAGGTTGCCGACAAGCATATACTTGCCACGGACCGTAGCCAGACTGGGTTTATAGTTTACAACTGTTTTGTATGGATCGCCGCTCAAAGTCGTGTCGGGCCAGGCATAGTATTTTGCGGTATCCGCTCTAATAACCACGGTGTCCGGTGTCAGGGACCCGTCATCATAACCCCTTATGATACCGGTATAGCCGGTTCCGCCGGGGGAGAATCGTTCCGAGATCAGGATAGTGCTGTCGTCTTCGGAGGATGTTACGACACCATAGGTAAGTTTTCCCGCCAGCGCAATTTTCCCTAAAATTGGTATAAATTTCGATAATGAAATAATTTGCTTGTCGTACTTCCAGAAACCGCCCAGGAATGAACCGGATTTCTCGAAAGAGTATGACAGGACCGAACCGCTCGTGGCAAATTCAGGAAGGTCACGGCTGTCGCGAACGATTGACAACTGGATAGTCGAAGCGCTGAACCATTCTTCATTATAGCGCAACAATGATCCCGGGTAGGGTTCGCCTCTTTCATAATCGTACAGCTTTGTCCATTTTACAGTATCCACAGACAGGCTATCAACATATTTTTTGGTTTGATATGAGTAAGCATCCAGAAAGGACTCGCTAAAATCATAATATCTGTTATTTTCAATCCGGTAAACACCATAAACCCGGAAATAGTTATCGGGCCATCTTAAACGCCGCCCGACACGGATCGAACCGCCTCGGCTGCCCTCGGTGTAATCGGAGTACCAGACACGGTTGGTGTAATAAAGCTCCCCGCCCAGCAGGGTCGGGGTTCCGAAGGCCCATGGTTCGGTGAATGACAGCGAGTATGAATTTCTCGCGCTGCCGATATCGACATTGATCGATGCCTGCTGGCCCATGCCGCGGAAATTGGGTATTCCCAGACCAAAGGTGCCGACAAATTTGTCAACCCCGGAATATCCGGCTCCCGCCGATATCTGGGCGGTTGGTTTTTCCTCGACTGTTACGGTAAGATCGACATCGCCATTGGGTAAATCCACGATATCGGGTGTGACATTCCCGAAATAGTTAAGCTGCATAATATCACGGATCGAACGGAGCAATAATGATCGATGAAACACCTGGCCGGGATGCAAGGTCATTTCACGGCGAATGACCTTTTCCTTGGTCTTGGTATTCCCAAAAATTTTGACCAGGTTGACTTCGGAAGGAAGTCCCTCGACGATATCATAAGTTATATCCAGCAGGCTGTCGCGAGTCTTGCGATCATCCATGATTCTGACATGCAAATGACCCTTTTCCTGGTATATGAAGTAAAGTTCATAATAAGATTCTTCGAATTTCTTATTGCTGAAGACCTGACCTTCGTGGTACTTGAGCGTTTTATCGAGATTATCGGATGTGAAGACTTCGTTGCCGCTGAAATACGATTTGCCGAAATAGTACCGCGGGCCTTCATAGATATCGAGATAAATATACATCTTATTGGAATTGGAATCGACCGCGATGGAATCCGATTTCAGGTAAGCATCGATGTATCCCTGGTCATGCAAATATTCAATAATTTTATCTTTGTCCTCGGTATATTTTTCCTTATCGAAATCCGAGGTTTTCAGAAAACCGCGTTTGCGATTGCGCATTTTCCCGATAATTTTATCCGCCTTAACTCTCTCATTGCCGGACAGATAGACTTTTTCGACCTTTACCTTGGAACCTTCTTTAATTTTATATATCAAGTCGGCCTGCGTGGAATCATCGGTGTATTTCAATTCCGATTCGGCTGAGGCCATAAAATAGCCTTTTTCGCCATAAAGATCGATAATGACATTTTTCTTTTCGAAAACAAGACTTCTCGACAAATAATTGCTGGTGGAGAGGCCAAGCTCTTCCTTTAATTTATTGGATTTGACTTCCTTGTTGCCCTGGAAATCGAGATTTCTGAGTTTGGGTAATTCTTTTACTTTAATGGTAATAATCAAACCGCCGGTTGTCTCGTCGGCCAACAGCTCGATATCTTCAAAAAAGCCCAAGCCGTAAAGCCGGCTGACCGCATCTTGCGAAACGGTTGCAGTCAATTCGCTGCCTTTATGAATACCGGCGACGGAAAGAATAAGGCTGGAAGTCGCCTGGTGGTTGCCTTCAACTTTGACATCGACCACATTAAAGGACTGGACCTGCCCGAAAGACAGGCCGGCAATTAGAATCAGGCCAAACAACAGGATTACCGGCCGGAAAGGAGAGCTTTCCGGCCAGATAATCGCGTTATTTCTAATATGGTGAATCAATTTACCGGTGGAGTGATTTTTTTGATTTTGATTTCCGTAAAT contains:
- the lpxD gene encoding UDP-3-O-(3-hydroxymyristoyl)glucosamine N-acyltransferase, which codes for MCVVGIKLEELAELAGGRLIGDGSVIIESAAPVQSAMAGQISFVANKKYLKYLETTAASAVVLSLDIDFEGIPVIKHQNPYLAFAIILDQLYPDEPIAEPGMHPTAVAAASVKIGANSSIGALCYVGANSEIGDNTLIMPRVFIGRQVIIGNNCKIYPGVNILDKTIIGDDAIIHSGTVIGSDGFGFARHETGIKKVRQIGWVEIGDDVEIGSNVSVDRGALGPTKIGNHVKIDNLVQVAHNVEIGDYSIIVSQVGISGSTKLGKGVILAGQVGLVGHIELGDGVQVGAQSGVAGNVEPGKKVLGSPARDLMEEGRIEACIHKLPELFKRVRKLEKQSEEE
- the bamA gene encoding outer membrane protein assembly factor BamA, whose amino-acid sequence is MTGASAKIYGNQNQKNHSTGKLIHHIRNNAIIWPESSPFRPVILLFGLILIAGLSFGQVQSFNVVDVKVEGNHQATSSLILSVAGIHKGSELTATVSQDAVSRLYGLGFFEDIELLADETTGGLIITIKVKELPKLRNLDFQGNKEVKSNKLKEELGLSTSNYLSRSLVFEKKNVIIDLYGEKGYFMASAESELKYTDDSTQADLIYKIKEGSKVKVEKVYLSGNERVKADKIIGKMRNRKRGFLKTSDFDKEKYTEDKDKIIEYLHDQGYIDAYLKSDSIAVDSNSNKMYIYLDIYEGPRYYFGKSYFSGNEVFTSDNLDKTLKYHEGQVFSNKKFEESYYELYFIYQEKGHLHVRIMDDRKTRDSLLDITYDIVEGLPSEVNLVKIFGNTKTKEKVIRREMTLHPGQVFHRSLLLRSIRDIMQLNYFGNVTPDIVDLPNGDVDLTVTVEEKPTAQISAGAGYSGVDKFVGTFGLGIPNFRGMGQQASINVDIGSARNSYSLSFTEPWAFGTPTLLGGELYYTNRVWYSDYTEGSRGGSIRVGRRLRWPDNYFRVYGVYRIENNRYYDFSESFLDAYSYQTKKYVDSLSVDTVKWTKLYDYERGEPYPGSLLRYNEEWFSASTIQLSIVRDSRDLPEFATSGSVLSYSFEKSGSFLGGFWKYDKQIISLSKFIPILGKIALAGKLTYGVVTSSEDDSTILISERFSPGGTGYTGIIRGYDDGSLTPDTVVIRADTAKYYAWPDTTLSGDPYKTVVNYKPSLATVRGKYMLVGNLELQIPVIPNQLYLLGFFDIGNSWLYRKDIALNDLYKGIGLGFRLVVPGIGTLGFDFGYALDEQINPSDGTVEQKRGWKPHFQIGTTFR
- a CDS encoding single-stranded DNA-binding protein, yielding MAGVNKAILIGNLGKDPELRYTPGGQAVATFSLATSEKWRDKDGVMQDKTEWHNIVVWGRQAEIAKEYLAKGRSVYLEGRIQTRSWEDKDGNKRYTTEIVAQRLQFLGGRDQGAGGSPGPSSDTPPEAPPEADLSAEDDDLPF